CGTATATATATTTCATTCCGTTTTCTACAATTAAGTGATATTAAGTTAGATTATCAATGAGAGTAATAAAATGTACAcgaaaatatgatattaaaaaagataCAAGATGGATTATTCTgatatcaatttaatttaaaatgtttgtaaTAAAATccatgataatttttttaacaaccgATTTGTTAGTCATGTGTATTAACCAAGTACATAGAGATAGAAATCATTCATAATAGTcagaaaatgtttaaaatcaCATACGAAAAGAACATTGCAAGCACCTATATATCTATGTGAAtgagatgaaaaaaatgttcattgtaTTAGAGGTGCTATTATGAAAAAGATAACTTTTTGTATTTGTCACGATGACAAGTATCACATATGTATGTGAGATTATGAACAATGGAGGATATTTAAGTTTGAGACTATGCAATTTGATATCAGAAGGATGTCCTAATCTTAAATGTCATAGACCAATATTATTTACAACATTGTTGGCAAAACTAGAAGTAGGTGTAAGCATGTTTGAAGAAAAATCTGAAACATATAAATCACCAGTGAGTTTAACTATAAAAACTTTCTCTTTGGTTCGAATATTATGTATGGAAAGAAAACGtcaaatcatatttattaaaagagatCACTTTAAATATGGAGATAAGGTTGAAAGAAAGTTGTGGAACATAAAGAACATCAAAGAGTTAGATCTCATGGTTAAGAATAATAATTCCAAAATACTCAGAATAAATAATAGTATCATTAGGTAAGACAATTTGAATAAGTTTGATTcttttataagaagaaaaactttGTAAAGAAATACTTACATGGTTTGTAGtttcagaataaaaaattcatttatttttaaaaaacataaaggtaAGATAAGAACTGATATTACCTAAAGAGGATTAGTTGTTGAAATAGAACTGGTGAGGTGAATTTGAGCCAAAGTGAAAGAGCAATTCAGATTGTAGCTTTTGAGAGCTCTGGCAGAACTTGAAACTGTTGTGACGTAAGGAGAATGGTATCGATATTGTCAGAATTACTATCTTTGGTATTTCCTTTGTCTTCTTGTGGTGAATTTAAGCATGCTTATTGTAGAGCTTATGATAGGGTACCCATGTTTCTTTATAGCAAACCTCCATTGTATGACCGCTTCTATTGCAAGGAGTGCAATGTCTTCTGCTAGTCTGAATGTTTTTGAAACTTTTGCCTTAATTAGGGAAACCATTCTTTATAGCTGATTACTTCATTGTGCCCATATATGCCACAATAACCATAAGTGGTGGAAGAGACTAAAGCAGTGCAAGTGGTGACATTATTAGAATTATTGTTATCTTGAATCCTGGCTGCAGTAATCAAATTTCTAGAAGATAATTGTCTTTCTTCCTGAACCACTAATGAGAAAACCTTGGCGATAGATCCAAAAGAAGCACACGTGAAGCAACATTAGAAAATTGATCATCCAACACCCATAAGAATTGCATAAAACTTGATCTTCTTGCTTTCTTCGTTTCACGATATTCAAGACTTAATAATTGCAACTAGGGCTACAAATATAGACAGGTTTTGGTTGGAAATTTTTTATCTCATCCTAAAGAATACGAAGTTTAGTAAAGTATTTAGAAATGGTAAGGTCACCTTGACGGAGGGTAGCAATGTCAAGTTGAAGGCTTTATATGTAAGATAAGCTTATTTAAGAAAACCTATTCTTTAGGTCATTCTAGATCTCCGAATATTTGTTCATCTTTATAATACTTTGTCTGATGGTCGTGGATACAAAATGGACAAGTCATGTTATTTCCCCGAATCCAGGTAGCATATTCAAGCTTATCGTTTTTAGGTGAATGGAATTGCCAAGGACCAACATAACCTTGCTTTTAGTGTTAAAAGAAGTTAACATTGATTGAATCCAAGAATGGTAGTTGATATCGTCAAAAACTGGCGACATAAGGACAATGACGGGATTCTCACTAGGATGAAGGTAGAGATAAACTGTTGTTTTCTATCATGACAGAGAAAACAAGagcaaaaacaagaagaaggaGAATGAGACATGAAAAAAGGTAGAGTTACGCATAATAAAGCTCTTCAAAGGAAGAACTCTGATACGATAATGCAATGGTAGATGCAATTATTAGAGTAAGGCATGATCGAGAAGATGACAATAAAGTTCATGATGAAGAAGGCAAAAACCAACAATAAATAAGGGAGACAAAGgcaagaaaaagagaggaaaattAGACAGTGAAGGATTGAGCATAGACTCCCCCAACATGTCTCGAAGGTTATACAAAagcataaaaggaaaaagaaagtgtgTGGTGATTCCTAAAACAGGCCCAGTATATCAACTATCAGGCCAGTCTTAACATTATAGAAACTTGGGGTTTACACATACCACACTCTAATGACCACACTCAAGTAGCATATATATTATCTGAAAGCAACAAAAGGACCAACAAatagtttattaattaatattaacaatatatttaataaatctgAGAACATTTTACAACAAACGATAAGATCTTATGTACGCTCGAGACCATACCATAAGCCTTTGTTTAGCTTATTTGCAATAAGTTACatgaaaaaacttattaaataaacattttttgtgTATTGTATGCTTTAACTTATGAAATAATGCTCTGATTATAAAGACATACATGCAAGATAAGAAGATTAAAATGgccaaacaaaaaaacatagtAATTGTCAGAAAAGATAACACAACGCAAAAGAATCAGATTACACGTTCTGGATCCATGAGTGCAGGGTCATCTTTCTCTCCAAGCTTTGCCTTCACAGTGCTCCTCACGTTGACTCCCTCAATACTTGTAAGCATGCATCACGTTGAGTGTCATTACCTTGACACCGTCATTCTACTTACTTCCAGTTCAATGTCCATGCATGCTCGTGCAATCAATCCTATGTCTTTGAGAGTAAAAGCACGAGATTGAAAACCATATCGAGATCGAGAATAACCTCAGAAATTTTCTGAAATCAAAAGCGTGTACTGAATTGATTAATCTGAAATGTATTTTCGAAACCTTCAAGAAATCGTAAGACCTAAAGAAGTCCCAAATCGAGCCTCGTCCATAGCCACCGAGAACctgcaaaaaccaaaaaattcaaaacaaacatTAATGGTAAGACAAGAAATCCCAAATTAGGAACTCTAATCGTGAGTTCATCACGAATAAAAAAGTGCCCAACCCTCTGCAAAAAATCATCCAACCGGGATCTTTGATTGTTAAAGCTAGGGTTAAGGAGACTCCAAAGTCAGTATGCTGAAGCTCATCATTTTCACCTAGAGAGGCATTTTGGAATGAGGCAATTTTACTTGCTGACACTGAAAGAAGCATCCAATCTTCCCttgaaacattttaatttttcgttTCAGAACAATAGTTTAGAAGAAAACGAATAAATATGTACATTCGctaaaaaacatgaaaataaacgAAAAAGGAAAATCTGCGGAACATTCTTCATCTTGCAAAGGTCGAAGGTTTTTCGCATCAAATCTAACTTTGTTGGCTTTATCATCACTATGGGTAGAATCACGAAACTCGTATGTTACCGAGATAAGTCAAAgggtttattttcttttatctttcgtTGCTATCGCCAATCGTATCAATTTTCGGACATGTGCACAAACGACAACATTTGTATCTAGTCGCTTCTCGTTCCAATTGTGTGTTTCTTGTTCAGATTGTGAAGTTAACAAAGTTTAGGCATCTCTTTGtttgtttacaatttttattttattttgttttttcatgttAGAAGAAAAAGGGTAAGAGTTGTTCTATGTTTGTTTGATGAAttatgttcaataagatattcAGCAAACTCCCTCGAAAGTCATCTCGAGAGGTTCCCGAACACGGTGGAAGTGGAAAAGGCCATCATGGCATTACCACTTTTACGAAGAACAATGATTCTGTTAGTACTTCTCTATATGGCCGTGATTTCGAAAGTTTGGCAGAAAAAACGATTATGACTGATTGTGACTGACATATTacatacaagaaaaaaatgaacaacTCATCAAATTTTGTATAGAAGATAGTTACAccgtttaatttttaaaactgtaagaaaaaaggattaacttcaccgttttttaaaaagttatactTGTAAAAAAGTAGAATCATTTTAACATAACTCCTTATTTAAGGACCTATAGATATATTAAGCTGTTGAGTAAAATAGTACAAACTGCttgagtatttttctttttcttatttttttggtCATTTTAGGTGATAATATTCAAGCGTATCTATAgctataaatatttgttttccgAAAATATgcctattattttattattaatacatTCGTTTATCTGTATTATTATATGAaagaagatttttttattttgatgtacacatctattttttttatctgttaaataattattatttttaaattaaaataattattttatcaattttatatttaagtcatcgttttttaaaattgatattttttatttttatcttttcttaaatttgataattttttaattaaaataattatttaaaataaaattaaaaaagttctttatatttatttttataatcatgattataattataattttattacattttttatgcaAAAAAGACCAACACAAAACGCATGTATTTTTACTGGTACTCAATAGTTCAAATTGTCTGTTTTTACTATTAAAGATGccattgttaactttttttttacaaatacacAAAGCCcatgtttaataaaattgaatttgtaaCTCTACTACAATTATTTTAAGCAATATTTTcgtattaatttaaaattgaaatataaacatttgaatttttctataattaaaataaaaaatgtcaaaagatAAAGAGATAGATATAGAAGTAGACTGTAAAAAAGTAAAGGGGGAGACAGAAATAAAAAGATTTTCCAGTAGATGCTTAAAAAAGTTGTTGACTAATTGACAAATTCATGAGATTAGTAGATAATGATTTGTAGATAAAAGAGGAAGACATGAAGATTTAGTTTGGTCAAACTaaggttcaactgattaaattattcaataattaaatttaaattttaaataaattttcctCTCATTAACAAAGAACGGAAACCATTCTGTATATGTTAAATATGACAACAAAACCCACGTGGCAGAAACTAAGTAGCAACGTTGGCACTGCAGAGCAGACGAAATCGATCGATCCCTTCATACAATCAAgcgaaagagcaaaccctaacATGGAGTCGCACGGCGGAGGTCCCCTTCGTTCCCGCAGTTCCCAGTCCCCTTCACCTTCCCACTCCGCCTCAGCCTCCGCCACATCCTCAATCCACAAGCGCAAGCGTGCATCCGAAGACCACGCGCCTCCCTTCCCGCCCTCCTCCTTCTCGGCTGACACTCGCGACGGCGCCCTCACCTCCAATGACGACCTGGAGAGCATCTCCGCCCGTGGCGCCGACTCCGATTCAGACGACGACTCCGAGGACGCCGTCGTCGATGATGACGAAGAGGACTACGACAACGACTCCTCCATGCGCACCTTTACCGCCTCCAGACTCGGTAACCCTCCCTCCGCTCCCCGTAATACCAAGCTAAAGACTGATAACTCAGCTGTAAAAATCGAGAACTCCGACGGCGCAAAAGACGCCGCAAATGCCGGAGCTGGTGCCATGGAGATTGGACCCGTCCCTAGCATTGTGGTTAAGGAAGACCCGACTAAGATATTTACAGATAATTTGCAAACGAGTGGGGCTTATACAGCTCGGGAAGAGAGTCTCAAGAAGGAGGTATACCACTTTGTCTGGTTCATCTTAAATCTAGTTCGATTCTATACCTTTTGTGAATGTGAAATTTCAGTCCATTTCAAAATTAACTGTACATTCGATCCTAGTTTGTCAAAATTAAGCAATTCCCATGATATCCAATTTCTGACGGAAAAGATAGAAATTTGGAGGTGTCAGTGTTCGTTTGCAATTTTACTTATTCATGTATCGTATTAATAGCAATgtttaataactaatttttaacCTATGTTGTCTCTTAAAaaccatgatttttttttgcaattagATGATGATATAGTAATGTTGAAcaaaaattgcttaattttgGAAAAGTGGATAACCAAatgtgttattaaatttttgtaggGATCAAAGTTGCCCGTTGATGAAATTATGAGGGAGTAGAAGTGTATTTAAgccaaaaaattattaaatattttttaggttcaATTATTCGTTTGGTTCCTTTGTCCCCTATGCCTGATGTATATGAATATTTTCTCGCATGTCAAtggttataattattatatcgTTCAATGTAATGTGATGGTCTTTTACATTTGTGGCATTTTCGTTGGTTTATATCTTGatgaataaattgttaaaaaaattatttgagatGATAGGTATTCATGGTTGTGACCTACTTTATTGAAAATTTGTCAGGAGGAAGCGGGGAGGCTTAAATTCGTATGCCATTCAAACGATGGTGTTGATGAGCATATGGTTTGGTATGTATTTTTCGTTTCCCTTTAACATCGTGTCGCCCTGACCATGTCACTAATATCATTATTAGCATATATTATCCACTCGTACGATTATACTATCAAGcatgtaattttatataatataaatataactaaaaaattaacatttttatttttgtgatggaaaataatttaaaataaaacaatgtaaaatataagGACTACGTTGACATTCTTCACTGACATTGAGGGGTAATTTGAttctaattaataaatagaaGACAGATGTGATtccatgtttatattttacagCGTCTTTGGGTTACAGCTCAGTTGAATGCAACAACATTTATTTTCAATCCACCAGTGTTGTTCCTTTTCCATTGTGTGTTGGGGAAAGTATGAACTGATGTTTCTAACCATCTCAAACGGAAAACCAAATAACCACGCTTAAGgataaaaaatctaaatgaaTGTTTACTGTAAAAGttaagatatattaaaatgCAACTTGTCTAAGTTGGTGAAATAGACCTTGGTATATTTCTTTcgattaaaattgtttatttgtgTTTATGGAGTTAGTAGACAAAATGATCATTAACATATAACATAACGATTACTTTAGCTTTTTCAAGAATAAGACTAACTCCTATGCCATatgtttaatatgtaaaattgaaaacatattatGCCATAACTCCTCTCACCAGTCTCTTCCGGTTACATCTACTTGGCATATACATTATACCCTACCATTGGAACTGGCTTAACGAGATTGAGTTGGCAATTTTATTTGGATTAAAACCTCggcaaattttaattttagctaGATTATAAATTGATCATTAATGATAATGAGTTCCATTCTTGCTTTTGTTATTTGTTCCTTAGGTTGATTGGATTGAAGAATATATTTGCTCGACAACTTCCCAATATGCCCAAGGAGTATATTGTTCGACTTGTCATGGACAGGTAATGTTACCAATCTATTGTTTGGCATATATTGTGATATTTCTTATACAAATTGCCCATTTTTAGATTGCAGATATGTTCAGTTTTTCTTAACTgactcttctttcttcttttgtttaaaatcataaatcctttattataaatttgtaggAGCCACAAGTCTGTAATGGTCATAAGGCGTAATCACGTTGTTGGAGGCATTACATATCGCCCATATGCTAGGTAACAATTTTTCTACGGTACTTTTTCTATATGCAAGTCTCTATTTTTTgtctcaaatttatatattatgttgaTTCAGTTGAAAATATAGTTGATAAACTACAATAGGACATTGTAATTAATTACAAGTTCGTTGTTAGAAGATTCTAGAAATCTCTTTGTATTCATACTTTAGGATTGGGTTCTTGATTTATAGAGGCTGATATACTGTGTcgaagaatcaattcaataataatcttttctttcattcaggttaatccttttgaaattattatgacattattttgttatatttcctGTTTAAATGTCTGAGAACTGTTTTACAATGGTTACTACCAATGTTagctaataaaaaaagaatgaacTATTGCCTGATTGccatcaaatttatatattttgacattattGCGTTATTGTCTGCTTTTATTGTTGCAAATTGCTGCTTTGGTTGCATATGATAAAAATGCTTCTCAAAGTCCATATAAGTGGATCGTATGGGATTAGTCCGACTGattcttttatagaaaatatcatagatatgattataatttaattgttttgccTTGTTATTTTTTGCTCTCTTTCGCACCTGCTATTCAAGTTTTTCTCGTTCTGGACTCACTTCCTTGCCAAGCTAATCTATGGTTTTGTTTGTTAATACTATTGTGCATTATGATTGACAGCCAGAAGTTTGGTGAGATAGCTTTTTGTGCAATTACAGCTGATGAGCAAGTAAAGGGTTATGGTACCAGATTGATGAATCACTTAAAACAGTATGCACGTGATGTGGATGGGCTGACACATTTTCTCACATATGCTGACAACAATGCCGTTGgctattttatcaaacaggttTGATTATTCATATTTAAGATCCTTACTATCTGGGATGATGTTTATTCCTTTTATGTATTAAGTCATAGCCCATAGCAAGAATCTGAGAgaaatattttactttctaaatCATTTCAAGTCATATTAAAATGAAGTACTATACATATTTCTAATGTGTAGGTGCAATGTGGATTGTGCCATCCGTGCACTGAATCCCACTTGGATTGTGCCAATAGGGATTGTGCAGCCATTTGTAATACAGAAAAAAGTTTGTTATGG
The sequence above is drawn from the Vigna radiata var. radiata cultivar VC1973A chromosome 3, Vradiata_ver6, whole genome shotgun sequence genome and encodes:
- the LOC106757920 gene encoding histone acetyltransferase GCN5 is translated as MESHGGGPLRSRSSQSPSPSHSASASATSSIHKRKRASEDHAPPFPPSSFSADTRDGALTSNDDLESISARGADSDSDDDSEDAVVDDDEEDYDNDSSMRTFTASRLGNPPSAPRNTKLKTDNSAVKIENSDGAKDAANAGAGAMEIGPVPSIVVKEDPTKIFTDNLQTSGAYTAREESLKKEEEAGRLKFVCHSNDGVDEHMVWLIGLKNIFARQLPNMPKEYIVRLVMDRSHKSVMVIRRNHVVGGITYRPYASQKFGEIAFCAITADEQVKGYGTRLMNHLKQYARDVDGLTHFLTYADNNAVGYFIKQGFTKEIHLEKDRWQGYIKDYDGGILMECKIDPKLPYTDLSTMIRRQRQAIDEKIRELSNCHIVYTGIDFQKKEAGIPKKIIDDIPGLREAGWTPDQWGHSRFRSLNVSTDNTTNQKHLSGFMRSLLKSMLDHADAWPFKEPVDARDVPDYYDIIKDPMDLKTMSKRVESELYYVTFEMFVADVRRMFANARTYNSPETIYYKCATRLESHFQSKVQAGLQSGSKIQ